One Maniola jurtina chromosome 24, ilManJurt1.1, whole genome shotgun sequence DNA window includes the following coding sequences:
- the LOC123877728 gene encoding cytochrome b-c1 complex subunit 6, mitochondrial-like isoform X1 — protein sequence MFVYRTHTKDSPDPLVMERGKCLEKNSKVQKMAGVLQACEQRVTSKSYTAETCSQEVVDLMEALDHCVGSKAFVKMA from the exons ATGTTTGTATATAGAACACATACAAAG GATTCACCAGACCCATTGGTCATGGAACGTGGCAAGTGTTTAGAAA AAAACAGCAAAGTACAAAAGATGGCAGGTGTACTACAAGCATGTGAGCAACGGGTGACATCAAAATCCTATACAGCGGAGACATGCAGCCAGGAGGTCGTTGATTTGATGGAGGCACTCGACCACTGCGTTGGCAGCAAGGCTTTCGTAAAGATGGCTTGA
- the LOC123877728 gene encoding cytochrome b-c1 complex subunit 6, mitochondrial-like isoform X2, translating into MADKFDKDSPDPLVMERGKCLEKNSKVQKMAGVLQACEQRVTSKSYTAETCSQEVVDLMEALDHCVGSKAFVKMA; encoded by the exons GATTCACCAGACCCATTGGTCATGGAACGTGGCAAGTGTTTAGAAA AAAACAGCAAAGTACAAAAGATGGCAGGTGTACTACAAGCATGTGAGCAACGGGTGACATCAAAATCCTATACAGCGGAGACATGCAGCCAGGAGGTCGTTGATTTGATGGAGGCACTCGACCACTGCGTTGGCAGCAAGGCTTTCGTAAAGATGGCTTGA